In Modestobacter versicolor, a single genomic region encodes these proteins:
- a CDS encoding carbon starvation CstA family protein, with translation MSTTATRDDASGGGQPAGPGNRRPSVRSVAVWVAVAALGAVAWTVLALARGETVSALWVLFAAICSYAIAYRFYARFITYKVLRTDDRRATPAERLHNGVDYDVTDRRVLFGHHFAAIAGAGPLVGPVLAAQMGYLPGTIWIVVGVIFAGAVQDLTVMFFSMRRNGKSLGQMVREEIGIVGGIAALIAVFAIMIIILAVLALIVVNALAESPWGVFSIALTIPIALFMGIYLRRLRPGRVLEATGLGVALLLLAIVGGGWIEDTGLGEALTLSKEWLVLALVVYGFVASVLPVWLLLTPRDYLSTFMKIGVIVLLALSLLISRPVLQAEAVTDFAREGTGPVFAGSLFPFVFITIACGALSGFHALISSGTTPKMVAKESQVRLIGYGGMLMESFVAISALIAACVIDQGLYFAMNSPAGVTGGAADTAAAFVNGLGFDTSAQDLAAAAAAVQEPTLISRTGGAPTLAVGISEIFSDAFGGGLQAFWYHFAIMFEALFILTAVDAGTRVGRFMLQDTIGNVWKRFGDLSWRPGNVIASAVVVGLWGSVLYIGVTDPLGGVNQLFPLFGIANQLLAAIALTLVTVLLIKHGKLRYAWVTGVPLVWDLVVTMTASWQKVFSDVPAIGYFAQAQRYRDAQDAGELLAPAQDQGQMDQIVFNSTLNGVLQSFFALLVVVVVVNAVVVIARALRAGGSLPTTEEPAVPSSLVEPAGLFATAEEKRALAEHEALAGAGDGGRR, from the coding sequence ATGTCCACGACGGCGACCAGGGACGACGCGAGCGGGGGAGGGCAGCCCGCCGGCCCGGGGAACCGCCGGCCGTCGGTGCGCTCGGTGGCGGTCTGGGTCGCCGTCGCGGCCCTCGGCGCGGTCGCCTGGACGGTGCTGGCCCTGGCCCGCGGCGAGACCGTCTCCGCGCTGTGGGTGCTCTTCGCGGCGATCTGCTCCTACGCCATCGCCTACCGCTTCTACGCCCGGTTCATCACCTACAAGGTGTTGCGGACCGACGACCGCCGCGCCACCCCGGCCGAGCGGCTGCACAACGGCGTCGACTACGACGTCACCGACCGGCGGGTGCTCTTCGGGCACCACTTCGCCGCCATCGCCGGCGCCGGGCCGCTGGTCGGGCCGGTGCTCGCCGCCCAGATGGGCTACCTGCCGGGCACCATCTGGATCGTCGTCGGCGTCATCTTCGCCGGGGCGGTCCAGGACCTGACCGTCATGTTCTTCTCGATGCGGCGCAACGGGAAGAGCCTGGGCCAGATGGTCCGCGAGGAGATCGGCATCGTCGGCGGCATCGCGGCGCTCATCGCCGTCTTCGCCATCATGATCATCATCCTGGCCGTGCTCGCGCTGATCGTGGTCAACGCGCTCGCCGAGTCGCCCTGGGGTGTCTTCTCCATCGCGCTGACCATCCCGATCGCGCTGTTCATGGGCATCTACCTGCGCCGGCTCCGGCCCGGCCGGGTGCTGGAGGCCACCGGCCTGGGCGTCGCGCTGCTGCTGCTGGCGATCGTCGGCGGCGGCTGGATCGAGGACACCGGCCTGGGCGAGGCGCTGACGCTGTCCAAGGAGTGGCTGGTCCTCGCGCTGGTCGTCTACGGGTTCGTCGCCTCGGTGTTGCCGGTGTGGCTGCTGCTGACCCCGCGCGACTACCTGTCGACGTTCATGAAGATCGGCGTGATCGTCCTGCTCGCGCTGAGCCTGCTGATCTCCCGCCCGGTGCTGCAGGCCGAGGCGGTCACCGACTTCGCCCGGGAGGGCACCGGCCCGGTGTTCGCCGGGTCGCTGTTCCCGTTCGTCTTCATCACCATCGCCTGCGGTGCGCTGTCCGGCTTCCACGCGCTGATCTCCTCCGGCACGACGCCGAAGATGGTGGCCAAGGAGAGCCAGGTCCGGCTGATCGGCTACGGCGGGATGCTGATGGAGTCCTTCGTGGCGATCAGCGCGCTGATCGCCGCCTGCGTCATCGACCAGGGCCTGTACTTCGCGATGAACAGCCCGGCCGGGGTCACCGGCGGCGCGGCCGACACCGCCGCCGCGTTCGTCAACGGCCTGGGCTTCGACACCTCCGCGCAGGACCTCGCCGCGGCCGCGGCGGCGGTCCAGGAACCCACGCTGATCTCGCGCACCGGCGGCGCCCCGACGCTCGCCGTCGGCATCTCGGAGATCTTCAGCGACGCGTTCGGTGGCGGGCTCCAGGCGTTCTGGTACCACTTCGCGATCATGTTCGAGGCGCTGTTCATCCTCACCGCCGTCGACGCCGGCACCCGGGTGGGCCGGTTCATGCTGCAGGACACGATCGGCAACGTCTGGAAGCGCTTCGGCGACCTGTCCTGGCGGCCGGGCAACGTCATCGCCAGCGCCGTCGTCGTCGGGCTGTGGGGGTCGGTGCTCTACATCGGGGTCACCGACCCGCTGGGTGGGGTCAACCAGCTCTTCCCGCTGTTCGGCATCGCCAACCAGCTGCTCGCCGCCATCGCGCTGACCCTGGTCACGGTGCTGCTGATCAAGCACGGGAAGCTGCGCTACGCCTGGGTGACCGGCGTGCCGCTGGTCTGGGACCTGGTGGTCACCATGACGGCGAGCTGGCAGAAGGTCTTCTCCGACGTCCCGGCGATCGGCTACTTCGCGCAGGCGCAGCGGTACCGCGACGCGCAGGACGCCGGGGAGCTGCTGGCCCCCGCGCAGGACCAGGGGCAGATGGACCAGATCGTCTTCAACTCCACGCTCAACGGCGTCCTGCAGAGCTTCTTCGCGCTGCTGGTCGTCGTGGTCGTCGTCAACGCCGTCGTGGTGATCGCCCGGGCGCTGCGGGCCGGCGGCTCGCTGCCGACCACCGAGGAGCCGGCCGTCCCGTCGTCCCTGGTCGAACCCGCGGGCCTGTTCGCCACCGCCGAGGAGAAGCGCGCGCTGGCCGAGCACGAGGCGCTGGCCGGCGCCGGCGACGGCGGCCGGCGGTGA
- a CDS encoding ABC transporter ATP-binding protein has protein sequence MLSIDALHVTYGGAVQALRGISLEVPDGKVVAVLGSNGAGKSTLLRTISGTLRLHRGRVEHGSVRYGDTVLGNRDPAQTVRLGLVQVPEGRRIFGRLTVEENLRAGGMGNRDKTAKARARDRVYELFPVLAERSSQRGALLSGGEQQMLAIGRALMASPKLLLLDEPSLGLAPRVIGQIGEVIAEINRQGTSVLLVEQNATMALGVADLACVLDVGEVSLSGSAAELARTDEVQRLYLGHDGDEPAVAAAPAPHRTLSRWNP, from the coding sequence GTGCTGAGCATCGACGCCCTGCACGTGACCTACGGCGGAGCGGTGCAGGCGCTCCGCGGCATCTCGCTGGAGGTGCCCGACGGCAAGGTCGTGGCCGTCCTGGGCAGCAACGGCGCCGGCAAGAGCACCCTGCTGCGCACCATCTCCGGCACGCTGCGGCTGCACCGCGGCCGGGTCGAGCACGGCAGCGTCCGCTACGGCGACACCGTGCTCGGCAACCGCGACCCGGCGCAGACCGTCCGGCTGGGCCTGGTCCAGGTGCCGGAGGGACGGCGGATCTTCGGCCGGCTCACCGTGGAGGAGAACCTGCGGGCCGGCGGGATGGGCAACCGGGACAAGACGGCCAAGGCGCGGGCCCGGGACCGGGTGTACGAGCTCTTCCCGGTGCTGGCCGAGCGCAGCTCCCAGCGCGGCGCGCTGCTGTCCGGCGGCGAGCAGCAGATGCTGGCGATCGGCCGGGCGCTGATGGCCAGCCCCAAGCTGCTGCTGCTGGACGAGCCCTCCCTCGGCCTGGCGCCCCGCGTCATCGGCCAGATCGGCGAGGTGATCGCCGAGATCAACCGGCAGGGCACCTCGGTGCTGCTGGTCGAGCAGAACGCCACCATGGCCCTCGGCGTCGCCGACCTGGCCTGCGTGCTGGACGTCGGCGAGGTGTCGCTGTCCGGCTCGGCGGCCGAGCTGGCGCGCACCGACGAGGTGCAGCGGCTCTACCTCGGCCACGACGGCGACGAGCCCGCCGTGGCCGCCGCCCCGGCTCCCCACCGCACCCTGTCGCGGTGGAACCCGTGA
- a CDS encoding branched-chain amino acid ABC transporter permease — translation MTQFLSLLLNGISLGALYALIALGFVIIFKASEVVSFTHGSLLLLGAYSIARLSEPLGFLPAILVGIAITALAAFVIERLVINRLRGAPVISLAIVTIGIDIILLTELIRRIGSDILNVPHPWGSGSVRVGDVGISQNRLIATGVAGVLIIAFFLAFKYSSWGVAMRASAEDGETAALMGIRLGRVSALAWIVAGVLAAVAALFLVGAPTPGVSAAAYTVALRAFPAAILGGLDSTGGALVGGLLIGLAESFAAGYQDQLLFLGRGFGDVVPYVVMIAVLLVRPSGLFGTKELTRV, via the coding sequence GTGACCCAGTTCCTGTCGCTGCTGCTCAACGGCATCTCGCTGGGCGCCCTGTACGCGCTCATCGCCCTGGGCTTCGTGATCATCTTCAAGGCCAGCGAGGTCGTCAGCTTCACCCACGGCTCGCTGCTGCTGCTCGGCGCCTACTCCATCGCCCGGCTGTCCGAACCGCTCGGCTTCCTGCCGGCGATCCTGGTCGGCATCGCGATCACCGCGCTGGCGGCCTTCGTGATCGAGCGGCTGGTCATCAACCGGCTGCGCGGGGCGCCGGTGATCAGCCTGGCGATCGTCACGATCGGCATCGACATCATCCTGCTGACCGAGCTCATCCGGCGGATCGGCTCGGACATCCTCAACGTCCCGCACCCGTGGGGCAGCGGCTCGGTGCGGGTCGGCGACGTCGGCATCAGCCAGAACCGGTTGATCGCCACCGGGGTGGCCGGCGTGCTGATCATCGCCTTCTTCCTCGCCTTCAAGTACTCCAGCTGGGGCGTGGCGATGCGGGCCTCGGCCGAGGACGGCGAGACCGCAGCGCTGATGGGCATCCGGCTGGGCCGGGTCTCCGCGCTGGCCTGGATCGTCGCCGGGGTGCTGGCCGCGGTCGCGGCGCTGTTCCTGGTCGGCGCACCGACGCCCGGGGTGAGCGCGGCGGCCTACACGGTGGCGCTGCGCGCGTTCCCGGCCGCGATCCTCGGCGGCCTGGACTCCACCGGCGGCGCGCTGGTCGGCGGGCTGCTGATCGGGCTGGCGGAGTCCTTCGCCGCCGGCTACCAGGACCAGCTGCTGTTCCTGGGCCGCGGGTTCGGCGACGTCGTGCCGTACGTGGTGATGATCGCGGTCCTGCTGGTGCGCCCGTCGGGCCTGTTCGGCACCAAGGAGCTGACCCGTGTCTGA
- a CDS encoding ABC transporter ATP-binding protein produces the protein MEPVTAAAEVRTDIPTVEVDHVSVRFGAITALSDVSFTVVPGAIHAIIGPNGAGKSTMFNVLSGVYRADEGQVRFGEHRLDRMRPYEIAGIGVARAFQNIALSPTQSVAENLMLGRHHLTKAGFLAAGLRLPRATREGRVHGERVAEIAEFLELGDKLHTPVGVLSYGDQKRVEVARALCTEPRLLLLDEPVAGMNAEETNRMAQTIREIRSALGISVVLVEHDMGMVMSLADRVTVLDFGRRIADGTPAEVQRDPEVIRAYLGSGDDTNPEDAVGAAATTGTTPSDTPGTRP, from the coding sequence GTGGAACCCGTGACCGCCGCGGCCGAGGTCCGCACCGACATCCCGACGGTCGAGGTCGACCACGTCAGCGTCCGCTTCGGCGCGATCACCGCGCTGTCCGACGTCTCCTTCACCGTCGTCCCGGGCGCCATCCACGCGATCATCGGGCCCAACGGAGCCGGCAAGTCGACGATGTTCAACGTCCTCTCCGGCGTCTACCGGGCCGACGAGGGGCAGGTCCGGTTCGGCGAGCACCGGCTGGACCGGATGCGGCCCTACGAGATCGCCGGCATCGGGGTGGCGAGGGCCTTCCAGAACATCGCGCTGTCCCCCACCCAGTCGGTGGCCGAGAACCTGATGCTCGGCCGGCACCACCTCACCAAGGCCGGCTTCCTCGCCGCCGGGCTGCGGCTGCCGCGGGCCACCCGCGAGGGCCGGGTCCACGGCGAGCGGGTGGCCGAGATCGCCGAGTTCCTGGAGCTCGGCGACAAGCTGCACACGCCGGTGGGGGTGCTGTCCTACGGCGACCAGAAGCGGGTCGAGGTGGCCCGGGCGCTGTGCACCGAGCCACGGCTGCTGCTGCTGGACGAGCCGGTGGCCGGGATGAACGCCGAGGAGACCAACCGGATGGCCCAGACCATCCGGGAGATCCGGTCGGCGCTGGGCATCTCCGTCGTCCTGGTCGAGCACGACATGGGGATGGTCATGTCCCTCGCCGACCGGGTCACCGTCCTGGACTTCGGCCGCCGGATCGCCGACGGCACGCCGGCCGAGGTGCAGCGCGACCCCGAGGTCATCCGGGCCTACCTGGGGTCCGGCGACGACACCAACCCGGAGGACGCCGTCGGCGCCGCCGCCACCACCGGGACCACCCCCTCCGACACCCCCGGGACGCGCCCGTGA
- a CDS encoding DUF4349 domain-containing protein: MRRARNPAATVLVLAVLVGCSGPGSDSGGADGSSSDGGVVAEPAPAGPGALPTVPGESDPDRQVVQTATASVAVDDPAEAAQQVSELVESAGGRVDQRTERAGAADDGGDGAAADLVVRVPSDELTGVLADLEGIGDVEDVSVSRSDVTATAVDLDARISALRTSAARLQALMDGAATTEALLAAEAALSDRQEQLESLQSQRALLADQVELSTLTVHLAPSGVAPAGGPDGFLDGLGTGWRALVTVLGAAVVAVGVLLPWLLVAALLTAAVLVPVRRRALRRTPVEAPVETPAGVSSSG; this comes from the coding sequence ATGCGGCGCGCGCGGAACCCGGCAGCCACGGTCCTGGTGCTCGCGGTGCTCGTCGGCTGCTCCGGCCCCGGCAGCGACTCGGGCGGCGCCGACGGCAGCTCGAGCGACGGCGGGGTCGTCGCCGAGCCAGCCCCGGCCGGTCCCGGTGCCCTGCCGACCGTCCCGGGTGAGTCCGACCCCGACCGGCAGGTCGTCCAGACCGCCACCGCCTCGGTCGCCGTCGACGACCCCGCCGAGGCCGCCCAGCAGGTGAGCGAGCTGGTGGAGTCCGCCGGGGGCCGGGTCGACCAGCGCACCGAGCGGGCCGGGGCCGCCGACGACGGGGGCGACGGCGCGGCCGCCGACCTCGTCGTCCGGGTGCCGTCGGACGAGCTGACCGGCGTGCTGGCCGACCTGGAGGGCATCGGCGACGTCGAGGACGTGTCGGTGTCCCGCTCCGACGTGACCGCCACCGCGGTCGACCTGGACGCGCGGATCTCCGCGCTGCGGACCTCCGCGGCTCGGCTCCAGGCCCTGATGGACGGGGCGGCCACCACGGAGGCCCTGCTGGCGGCCGAGGCGGCGCTCTCCGACCGGCAGGAGCAGCTGGAGTCGCTGCAGTCCCAGCGGGCGCTGCTCGCCGACCAGGTCGAGCTGTCGACGCTCACCGTGCACCTGGCGCCGTCCGGGGTCGCCCCGGCCGGTGGGCCGGACGGCTTCCTCGACGGCCTCGGCACCGGGTGGCGGGCCCTGGTCACGGTGCTGGGCGCGGCCGTCGTCGCCGTCGGCGTCCTGCTGCCGTGGCTGCTCGTCGCGGCGCTGCTGACCGCGGCGGTGCTGGTACCGGTCCGCCGCCGCGCGCTCCGGCGCACCCCGGTCGAGGCCCCGGTGGAGACCCCCGCCGGGGTCAGCAGCAGCGGCTGA
- a CDS encoding YbdD/YjiX family protein — MTGVRDALLRGARGVRWYLREFTGEARWDDHLRECAAHGHEPLTRREFERRRADAAERNPVSRCC, encoded by the coding sequence GTGACCGGCGTCCGGGACGCCCTCCTGCGGGGCGCCCGCGGGGTGCGCTGGTACCTGCGGGAGTTCACCGGCGAGGCGCGCTGGGACGACCACCTGCGCGAGTGCGCCGCGCACGGCCACGAGCCGCTGACCCGGCGGGAGTTCGAGCGGCGCCGGGCCGATGCGGCGGAACGGAACCCGGTCAGCCGCTGCTGCTGA
- a CDS encoding helix-turn-helix domain-containing protein: protein MTTTLRPAVAGALLRDWRERRRLSQLDLANLADTSTRHLSFVETGRSRPSRQMVLRLGEALQMPLAEQNQVLLAAGHAPEYQDARRDAAATRYLLEVLDLALAAHDPWPALVIDAQFDVVATNAAVDRLMGLVDPELLDPPVNVVRVMLHPRGLAGRVVNYGAWRAHLLRQVRQHAAAAPSADLRALLAEAAGYPDRSPAAPEHSGPTFALPLELQVDDAVLRMYSTVATFGTPLDVAASELAIETFLPADGATREWFART from the coding sequence GTGACGACCACCCTGCGGCCCGCGGTCGCCGGCGCCCTGCTGCGGGACTGGCGGGAGCGCCGGCGGCTGAGCCAGCTCGACCTGGCCAACCTGGCCGACACCTCCACCCGGCACCTGTCGTTCGTCGAGACCGGCCGTTCCCGGCCGAGCCGGCAGATGGTGCTGCGGCTCGGCGAGGCGCTGCAGATGCCGCTGGCGGAGCAGAACCAGGTGCTGCTGGCCGCCGGGCACGCGCCGGAGTACCAGGACGCCCGGCGGGACGCCGCGGCCACCCGGTACCTGCTGGAGGTGCTCGACCTGGCGCTGGCCGCGCACGACCCGTGGCCGGCGCTGGTGATCGACGCGCAGTTCGACGTCGTCGCGACCAACGCCGCCGTCGACCGGCTGATGGGCCTGGTCGACCCGGAGCTGCTCGACCCGCCGGTCAACGTCGTCCGGGTGATGCTGCACCCCCGCGGCCTCGCCGGGCGGGTGGTGAACTACGGCGCCTGGCGGGCGCACCTGCTCCGGCAGGTCCGGCAGCACGCCGCGGCGGCGCCGTCCGCGGACCTGCGGGCCCTGCTGGCCGAGGCCGCCGGCTACCCGGACCGGTCCCCGGCCGCCCCGGAGCACTCCGGCCCGACCTTCGCGCTGCCGCTGGAGCTGCAGGTCGACGACGCCGTCCTGCGGATGTACAGCACCGTGGCGACGTTCGGCACCCCGCTGGACGTCGCCGCCAGCGAGCTCGCCATCGAGACGTTCCTCCCGGCCGACGGGGCCACCCGGGAGTGGTTCGCCCGGACGTGA
- the glnA gene encoding type I glutamate--ammonia ligase → MFNSPDEVTAYIRDNDVKFVDVRFCDLPGVMQHFTIPAETFGPDTFADGLGFDGSSIRGFQAINESDMLLLPDASSAYLDPFRIHKTLNINFFIHDPITREAYSRDPRNVAKKAEAYLASSGIADTAYFGPEAEFYVFDSVRHNTGINEGYYHIDAVEGSWNSGSLTGENGGPNLGYKTRPKGGYFPVEPYDHQSDLRSTMMVNLAGAGLELERGHHEVGTGGQAEINYKFDTLLRSADSLMLFKYIIKNTAWAHGKTATFMPKPLFGDNGSGMHCHQSLWKDGEPLFHAETGYAGLSDTARHYIGGLLTHAPSLLAFTNPTVNSYHRLVPGYEAPINLVYSARNRSACCRIPISGDNPKAKRIEFRVPDPSANPYLAFSAMMMAGLDGIKNKIEPPAPVDKDLYELPPEEALGIEKVPASLDAVLDRLEVDHDYLLDGGVFTSDLIETWIEYKRTNEIDPIRLRPHPHEFAMYYDI, encoded by the coding sequence ATGTTCAACAGTCCCGACGAGGTCACCGCCTACATCCGCGACAACGACGTGAAGTTCGTCGACGTCCGGTTCTGCGACCTGCCCGGCGTCATGCAGCACTTCACCATCCCCGCGGAGACCTTCGGGCCTGACACCTTCGCCGACGGCCTGGGCTTCGACGGGTCGTCGATCCGCGGTTTCCAGGCGATCAACGAGTCAGACATGCTGCTGCTGCCCGACGCGAGCAGCGCCTACCTCGACCCGTTCCGCATCCACAAGACGCTGAACATCAACTTCTTCATCCACGACCCGATCACGCGCGAGGCCTACAGCCGCGACCCGCGCAACGTGGCGAAGAAGGCCGAGGCCTACCTGGCGAGCTCCGGCATCGCCGACACCGCGTACTTCGGCCCCGAGGCCGAGTTCTACGTCTTCGACTCGGTGCGCCACAACACCGGCATCAACGAGGGCTACTACCACATCGACGCGGTCGAGGGCTCCTGGAACTCCGGGTCGCTCACCGGCGAGAACGGTGGCCCCAACCTGGGCTACAAGACCCGGCCCAAGGGCGGGTACTTCCCGGTCGAGCCCTACGACCACCAGAGCGACCTGCGCTCGACGATGATGGTCAACCTCGCCGGCGCCGGGCTCGAGCTCGAGCGCGGCCACCACGAGGTGGGCACCGGCGGGCAGGCCGAGATCAACTACAAGTTCGACACCCTGCTGCGCTCGGCCGACAGCCTGATGCTGTTCAAGTACATCATCAAGAACACCGCCTGGGCGCACGGCAAGACGGCGACCTTCATGCCCAAGCCGCTGTTCGGTGACAACGGCTCCGGCATGCACTGCCACCAGAGCCTCTGGAAGGACGGCGAGCCGCTCTTCCACGCCGAGACCGGCTACGCGGGCCTGTCCGACACCGCCCGGCACTACATCGGTGGCCTGCTCACCCACGCCCCGTCGCTGCTGGCCTTCACCAATCCGACGGTCAACAGCTACCACCGCCTGGTGCCCGGCTACGAGGCCCCGATCAACCTGGTCTACTCGGCCCGCAACCGCTCGGCCTGCTGCCGCATCCCGATCTCCGGCGACAACCCCAAGGCCAAGCGCATCGAGTTCCGCGTGCCCGACCCGTCGGCCAACCCCTACCTCGCCTTCTCGGCGATGATGATGGCCGGCCTCGACGGCATCAAGAACAAGATCGAGCCGCCGGCCCCGGTCGACAAGGACCTCTACGAGCTGCCGCCCGAGGAGGCCCTGGGCATCGAGAAGGTGCCGGCGTCGCTGGACGCCGTGCTCGACCGGCTCGAGGTGGACCACGACTACCTGCTCGACGGTGGCGTGTTCACCTCCGACCTGATCGAGACCTGGATCGAGTACAAGCGGACCAACGAGATCGACCCGATCCGGCTGCGCCCGCACCCGCACGAGTTCGCCATGTACTACGACATCTGA
- a CDS encoding branched-chain amino acid ABC transporter permease, with translation MSEATATRPPRGATRAGGPPASRPRRSLLRPLLLVAVLLVLLLVPFYVEEFWLRTGFAVFGAVVGAIGLNLLVGTTGQLSLAHAFFLAVGAISYVFVSGDSGGIGVAQLSGLGLPPIVGMVVGVLLAGLAGLLFSPIAARLRGIYLGVASLSLVFIGQHVLNSWTSVTGGFNGRSAPDFSLFGFTFANRDPLLFIANVEFREAERLWYLGLALAVAAYVFARNLLRSRPGRALQTLRDSEVAASVMGVNVQRYKGRVFLVSSMYAGLSGVMYALSIGSVAPESFGLEVSIQYLAMIVLGGLGSVGGAALGAVFVSALPLVFQRYADAVPFVSGVGEGGLAAGEAARFLYGGAIVLVILFQPAGLAGLGQRFRRSGRDPGGGRAASRSAASTSTSTTDVPSDPPAQGSTS, from the coding sequence GTGTCTGAGGCGACCGCCACCCGTCCGCCCCGGGGGGCGACCCGGGCCGGCGGGCCGCCCGCCTCCCGGCCGCGGCGGTCGCTGCTGCGGCCGCTGCTGCTGGTCGCCGTCCTGCTGGTGCTGCTGCTGGTGCCCTTCTACGTCGAGGAGTTCTGGCTCCGCACCGGGTTCGCGGTGTTCGGCGCGGTCGTCGGCGCGATCGGGCTCAACCTGCTCGTCGGCACCACCGGCCAGCTCTCCCTCGCCCACGCCTTCTTCCTCGCCGTCGGGGCGATCAGCTACGTCTTCGTCTCCGGGGACTCCGGCGGCATCGGGGTCGCGCAGCTGTCCGGCCTGGGGCTTCCGCCGATCGTCGGGATGGTCGTCGGCGTCCTGCTCGCCGGGCTGGCCGGGCTGCTCTTCAGCCCGATCGCGGCCCGGCTGCGCGGCATCTACCTGGGCGTCGCCTCGCTCAGCCTGGTCTTCATCGGCCAGCACGTCCTCAACTCCTGGACGTCGGTGACCGGTGGCTTCAACGGCCGCTCGGCACCGGACTTCTCGCTGTTCGGTTTCACCTTCGCCAACCGCGACCCGCTGCTGTTCATCGCCAACGTCGAGTTTCGGGAGGCCGAGCGGCTCTGGTACCTCGGGCTCGCGCTGGCGGTCGCGGCCTACGTCTTCGCCCGCAACCTGCTGCGCAGCCGGCCCGGCCGGGCGCTGCAGACGCTGCGCGACAGCGAGGTCGCCGCCTCGGTGATGGGCGTCAACGTGCAGCGCTACAAGGGCCGGGTGTTCCTGGTCAGCTCGATGTACGCCGGGCTCTCCGGGGTGATGTACGCGCTGTCGATCGGCAGCGTGGCACCGGAGTCCTTCGGCCTGGAGGTCTCCATCCAGTACCTGGCGATGATCGTGCTGGGCGGGCTGGGCTCGGTGGGCGGCGCGGCGCTGGGCGCGGTGTTCGTCAGCGCGCTGCCGCTGGTGTTCCAGCGCTACGCCGACGCCGTCCCCTTCGTCAGCGGCGTCGGCGAGGGCGGGCTGGCCGCCGGTGAGGCCGCCCGCTTCCTCTACGGCGGGGCCATCGTGCTCGTCATCCTCTTCCAGCCCGCCGGGCTGGCCGGCCTCGGCCAACGCTTCCGCCGCAGCGGCCGGGACCCCGGCGGGGGTCGGGCCGCCTCCCGCTCCGCCGCCTCGACCAGCACCTCGACCACCGACGTCCCCTCCGATCCACCGGCACAAGGGAGCACCTCATGA
- a CDS encoding RDD family protein: protein MAQYLVDAIASGLVTALFTAPDPPELWSLLTFGVMTVVFLVLTGQTPGMRLLGLRLAHPQPEQRLALWRAVVRTGLLTLLLPALVVDSDGRGLHDRLTDTAVVRER, encoded by the coding sequence GTGGCCCAGTACCTGGTCGACGCGATCGCCTCGGGGCTGGTGACGGCGCTGTTCACCGCCCCCGACCCCCCGGAGCTGTGGAGCCTGCTCACCTTCGGCGTGATGACGGTCGTCTTCCTGGTGCTCACCGGCCAGACCCCGGGCATGCGGCTGCTCGGGCTGCGGCTGGCCCACCCGCAGCCGGAGCAGCGGCTGGCGCTGTGGCGGGCCGTGGTCCGCACCGGCCTGCTGACGCTGCTGCTGCCGGCCCTGGTGGTCGACTCCGACGGCCGCGGCCTGCACGACCGGCTCACCGACACCGCCGTCGTCCGCGAGCGCTGA